The following nucleotide sequence is from Gammaproteobacteria bacterium.
GCAGCGGTCCGGCGACCTTCTTCATGGCCTTGATCTGCGCGTTGCCGCCAACCCGCGACACCGAGATGCCGGCGTTGATCGCTGGGCGAACACCCGAGTAGAACAGGTCGGTCTCGAGGAAGATCTGCCCGTCGGTGATCGAGATCACGTTCGTCGGGATGTAGGCGGACACGTCTCCCGCCTTCGTCTCGACGATGGGCAGCCCCGTCAGCGATCCCCCGCCGAGATCGTCCGAGAGCTTGGCGCAGCGTTCGAGAAGCCGGCTGTGAAGATAGAAGACGTCGCCCGGATATGCCTCACGGCCTGGAGGACGTCGCAGCAACAGTGAGATCTCCCGATAGGCAACGGCCTGCTTGGACAGGTCGTCGAAGACGATCAACGCGTGCTGACCCTTGTACATCCAATGCTGAGCGATCGCCGAACCTGCATACGGTGCGTACATCTGCAGCGCCGCAGGAGCCGATGCCGCTGCGTTGACCACCACCGTGTACTCCATCGCACCGTGCTTATGGAACGCATCGACAACCTCGGCGACAGTTGAAGCCTTCTGGCCGATGGCGACATAGACGCACTTCACGTCTTTGCCCTTTTGGTTGATGATCGCGTCGACCGCGATCGCCGTCTTGCCGGTCTGGCGGTCACCAATGATCAGCTCCCGCTGTCCGCGACCGATCGGGATCATCGCATCGATCGCCTTGATCCCCGTCTGAAGAGGCTCTTTGACCGGCTGGCGCTGCACGACCGAAGGAGCCTGCACTTCGAGAAGACGGCTCTCCGTCGTATTGATCGGGCCTTTTCCATCGAGAGGGTTGCCGAGCGAGTCGACGACCCGTCCGAGCATGGCATCGCCGACACCGATCGAGAGCACCCGACCGGTGGAACGAACGGGCGAGCCTTCCTCGACGTGGGAGAACTCGCCCATCAGCACGACACCGATCGAGTCCTCAT
It contains:
- a CDS encoding F0F1 ATP synthase subunit alpha, which codes for MAELTLDPQDIAASLRKHLEGWAPELEAETVGYVTTLADGVATVKGLPNAMSSELLEFPGGLLGVALNLDEDSIGVVLMGEFSHVEEGSPVRSTGRVLSIGVGDAMLGRVVDSLGNPLDGKGPINTTESRLLEVQAPSVVQRQPVKEPLQTGIKAIDAMIPIGRGQRELIIGDRQTGKTAIAVDAIINQKGKDVKCVYVAIGQKASTVAEVVDAFHKHGAMEYTVVVNAAASAPAALQMYAPYAGSAIAQHWMYKGQHALIVFDDLSKQAVAYREISLLLRRPPGREAYPGDVFYLHSRLLERCAKLSDDLGGGSLTGLPIVETKAGDVSAYIPTNVISITDGQIFLETDLFYSGVRPAINAGISVSRVGGNAQIKAMKKVAGPLRINLAQFRELEAFAEFGSELDAASAAQLARGRRVVEVLKQPQFSPVSVEEQVLVVYAVTNGFMDDIPVGD